The following coding sequences are from one Molothrus aeneus isolate 106 chromosome 23, BPBGC_Maene_1.0, whole genome shotgun sequence window:
- the NHSL3 gene encoding NHS-like protein 3 isoform X1 has translation MSAGAAPAAGGERDPERGGGGGGGSEGAPGDPPRKKKARANSLRRAFSWLRGRRRPPKDGGGSGGTEGAGAAKGEGEKRLSVQYTAGQECPDNVFFPSTRPPHLEELHNQAQQGLKSLQHQEKQKQTKSAWDHGDTSSLQSCASSEDDSLSFRSRAASCATDSASEDALSIRSEMIQRKGSTFRPHDSFPKSSERAGKKRKERRTTVLGIPQHVHRELGLRNSHGAKGHPEVDGRGPAGCGDSQAVQPLLNGGQVSGDAIRIPTIDGKLQPLPAAGGARVCLGVLEEADAALQKHINRVYYDDSLLGRKTAAKLSPMVRPKSLAVPGMTTYANPPEMLVGPVMSISPQGTYMSKIIPNAILPPMVDVVALTSSSVRTLSRCSLVSSSPASVRSLSRFSERGPRSREPSSSSDNWSHSQSTETIVSNSSTISSQGGCDHRQPEAGPHGEADAAARSDTDQISIYSSTSFASSCSKPAASLAPTAPGLLGVGSGRASPAYSTSSQAEGSDTASLASERSSTRSVSLRKMKKPPAPPRRTYSLHQKADGEPKVLGLPPRPERRPQRESSAPWSPRPEPFSPTGEDEVFSPALSETSSLRSESLAGASSPEAPRGRPGVTVVLREPQAQAKWSCPDGSDRTMSPSSGYSSQSGTPTLPTKGLGPPAVSPGKSQPQKPDRVCSLQSPALSVSSSLTSISSSASDPTPPEVPTTRSDRFIIPPHPKVPAPFSPPPTKPQQPPAPAGPLQPLQTPPAPSTAGQETSAKPSSKSPPPSPPPAYHPPPPPAKKVEGSPQSSSEPPADTAWPPPPPPTPEEHDLSMADFPPPEESYLCSLPEATSAPADGQTATPSPGAASSPSQQQEPPTGAPQPPHPAEPLPTAPVPPPPPPPLPPPSAPALPPQISLKKAANGPRAEAKKEPVSRSKSGPAAKEDASLPIVTPSLLQMVRLRSVSVEPAAGAGAGAAAGPEERPAPQKPVRRSLSNRQPPPAQDAVPSKQLHHAVHLKAAALASAEAAEKPPGGRAAQPGPEGPAGDGQLSPRSKSPASTASFIFAKSSRKLVIETASSPEAQADLKRNLVAELMNFSGQRSAAPAAAAPQGPGKAQTQRKPGKIPPPVAKKPSLGSGPAPSPKAPGAEVLDGDAKVEESRTKSELARTEGRNGAEPPAQSLPAQDRRGEMA, from the exons gtgcTGCCAAGGGCGAGGGTGAGAAGCGGCTGAGCGTGCAGTACACGGCGGGCCAGGAATGTCCCGACAACGTCTTCTTCCCCAGCACGCGGCCCCCgcacctggaggagctgcacaaCCAGgcccagcaggggctgaagtccctgcagcaccagg AGAAGCAGAAACAGACCAAAAGTGCCTGGGACCACGGGGACACCAGCAGCCTCCAG tCCTGTGCATCCTCGGAGGATGACAGCCTGTCCTTCCGGAGCCGGGCAGCCTCCTGTGCCACGGACAGCGCCTCTGAGGATGCGCTCTCCATCCGCTCCGAGATGATCCAGCGCAAAG GTTCCACCTTCCGACCACACGACTCCTTTCCCAAATCCTCAGAGAGGGCTGgcaagaagaggaaggagaggaggacgACAGTGCTGGGCATCCCCCAGCACGTCCATAGGGAGCTGG gtcTCAGGAACAGCCATGGAGCCAAGGGACATCCTGAGGTGGATGGGCGAGGGCCAgcaggctgtggggacagccaggcagtgcagcccctgctgaaCGGGGGGCAGGTGTCGGGTGATGCCATCCGCATCCCCACCATCGACGggaagctgcagcccctgcccgcaGCCGGCGGAGCCCGCGTCTGCCTGGGAGTGCTGGAGGaggctgatgcagccctgcagaagcACATCAACAGGGTTTACTACGATGACAGCTTGCTGGGGAGGAAGACAGCAGCCAAACTGTCACCCATGGTGAGGCCGAAGTCGCTGGCCGTGCCGGGCATGACCACCTACGCCAACCCCCCGGAGATGCTGGTGGGCCCCGTCATGTCCATCTCGCCCCAGGGCACCTACATGTCCAAGATCATCCCCAACGCCATCCTGCCGCCCATGGTGGACGTGGTGGCCCTGACGAGCAGCAGCGTGCGGACGCTGAGCCGCTGCAGCCTCGTGTCGTCCAGCCCGGCCTCGGTGCGCTCCCTGTCCCGCTTCTCGGAGCGCGGCCCCCGCAGCCGTGAGCCCTCCTCCTCCAGCGACAACTGGAGCCACTCGCAGTCCACGGAGACCATCGTGTCCAACAGCTCCACCATCTCCTCCCAGGGTGGCTGTGACCACCGGCAGCCCGAGGCGGGGCCGCACGGTGAGGCAGACGCAGCAGCTCGCTCTGACACCGACCAAATCAGCATCTACAGCTCCACCAGCTTcgccagctcctgctccaagcctgctgccagcctcgctcccacagcccctgggctccTGGGCGTGGGCAGCGGCCGTGCATCCCCTGCCTACAGCACGAGCAGCCAGGCGGAGGGCTCGGACACGGCCAGCCTGGCCAGCGAGCGCTCCTCCACCCGCAGCGTGTCCCTCAGGAAGATGAAGAagcccccggcccctccccgcAGGACCTACTCGCTGCACCAGAAGGCTGACGGGGAGCCcaaggtgctggggctgccccccaGGCCCGAGCGGCGGCCCCAGCGGGAGAGCAGCGCGCCCTGGTCCCCGCGCCCCGAGCCCTTCAGCCCCACGGGGGAGGATGAGGTGTTCTCCCCAGCGCTGAGCGAGACCAGCAGCCTCCGCTCCGAGAGCCTGGCCGGAGCCAGCTCCCCCGAGGCCCCTCGGGGCCGGCCCGGGGTGACGGTGGTGCTGAGGGAGCCCCAAGCTCAGGCCAAGTGGAGCTGCCCCGATGGCTCTGACCGCACCATGTCCCCCTCCAGCGGCTACTCCAGCCAGAGCGGGACGCCCACACTGCCCACCAAGGGCTTGGGACCCCCGGCTGTGTCGCCGGGCAAGTCTCAGCCCCAGAAGCCAGACCGGGTCTGCTCCCTGCAGTCGCCTGCGCTCTCCGTGTCCTCCTCCCTcacctccatctcctcctcagCCTCGGACCCGACCCCCCCCGAGGTGCCGACCACTCGCTCAGACCGGTTCATCATCCCACCGCACCCCAAGGTtcctgctcccttctccccGCCACCCAccaagccccagcagcccccggcccccgccGGCCCCCTGCAGCCCTTACAAACCCCCCCAGCGCCCAGCACTGCCGGCCAGGAGACCTCGGCCAAGCCCAGCAGCAAATCCCCACCGCCATCACCGCCGCCTGCCTACCACCCGCCTCCCCCGCCGGCCAAGAAGGTGGAGgggagcccccagagcagcagtgagccCCCCGCCGACACCGCCTGGCCCCCGCCACCACCGCCGACCCCCGAGGAGCACGACCTGTCCATGGCAGACTTCCCCCCTCCGGAAGAATCCTATCTCTGCAGCCTGCCCGAGGCCACCTCGGCCCCGGCGGACGGGCAGACGGCGACACCGAGCCCGGGGGCTGCTTCTTCACCATCTCAGCAGCAAGAGCCACCCACCGGGGCTCCACAGCCTCCACACCCCGCCGAGCCCCTTCCCACGGCCCCCGTGCccccgccaccgccgccgcctCTCCCGCCGCCCTCGGCTCCGGCCCTGCCGCCCCAAATCAGCCTTAAGAAGGCGGCCAACGGCCCCCGGGCGGAGGCCAAGAAGGAGCCGGTGTCGCGGAGCAAGAGTGGCCCGGCGGCCAAGGAGGATGCCAGCCTGCCCATCGTCACCCCCTCGCTGCTGCAGATGGTGCGGCTGCGCTCCGTCAGCGTGGAGCCCGCGGCCGGGGCCGGAGCAGGGGCCGCGGCCGGGCCCGAGGAGCGTCCGGCCCCTCAGAAGCCCGTCCGGCGCTCCCTGTCCAACCGGCAGCCGCCTCCCGCCCAAGACGCGGTGCCTTCCAAGCAGCTCCACCACGCCGTGCACCTCAAGGCCGCCGCCTTGGCCTCCGCAGAGGCCGCGGAGAAGCCGCCGGGCGGCCGagcggcccagcccggccctgaGGGCCCCGCCGGGGATGGGCAGCTGTCCCCCAGGAGCAAATCGCCGGCCTCCACCGCCAGCTTCATCTTCGCCAAGAGCTCCAGGAAGCTGGTGATCGAGACGGCCTCGTCCCCCGAGGCACAGGCCGACCTGAAGAGGAACTTGGTGGCCGAGCTGATGAATTTCTCGGGGCAGCGCTCGGCAGCCCCGGCTGCTGCCGCCCCGCAGGGCCCCGGGAAGGCGCAAACCCAGAGGAAACCCGGCAAGATCCCCCCTCCAGTAGCCAAGAAGCCTTCGCTGGGCTCGGGGCCGGCTCCTTCCCCGAAGGCACCGGGGGCAGAGGTGTTGGACGGGGATGCCAaggtggaggagagcaggactAAGAGCGAGCTGGCAAGGACAGAGGGCAGGAATGGCGCGGAGCCGCCGGCTCAGAGCCTCCCTGCACAAG ACAGACGGGGAGAGATGGCCTGA
- the NHSL3 gene encoding NHS-like protein 3 isoform X3, with product MVVFMGRNLSSLLAFFKKKGAAKGEGEKRLSVQYTAGQECPDNVFFPSTRPPHLEELHNQAQQGLKSLQHQEKQKQTKSAWDHGDTSSLQSCASSEDDSLSFRSRAASCATDSASEDALSIRSEMIQRKGSTFRPHDSFPKSSERAGKKRKERRTTVLGIPQHVHRELGLRNSHGAKGHPEVDGRGPAGCGDSQAVQPLLNGGQVSGDAIRIPTIDGKLQPLPAAGGARVCLGVLEEADAALQKHINRVYYDDSLLGRKTAAKLSPMVRPKSLAVPGMTTYANPPEMLVGPVMSISPQGTYMSKIIPNAILPPMVDVVALTSSSVRTLSRCSLVSSSPASVRSLSRFSERGPRSREPSSSSDNWSHSQSTETIVSNSSTISSQGGCDHRQPEAGPHGEADAAARSDTDQISIYSSTSFASSCSKPAASLAPTAPGLLGVGSGRASPAYSTSSQAEGSDTASLASERSSTRSVSLRKMKKPPAPPRRTYSLHQKADGEPKVLGLPPRPERRPQRESSAPWSPRPEPFSPTGEDEVFSPALSETSSLRSESLAGASSPEAPRGRPGVTVVLREPQAQAKWSCPDGSDRTMSPSSGYSSQSGTPTLPTKGLGPPAVSPGKSQPQKPDRVCSLQSPALSVSSSLTSISSSASDPTPPEVPTTRSDRFIIPPHPKVPAPFSPPPTKPQQPPAPAGPLQPLQTPPAPSTAGQETSAKPSSKSPPPSPPPAYHPPPPPAKKVEGSPQSSSEPPADTAWPPPPPPTPEEHDLSMADFPPPEESYLCSLPEATSAPADGQTATPSPGAASSPSQQQEPPTGAPQPPHPAEPLPTAPVPPPPPPPLPPPSAPALPPQISLKKAANGPRAEAKKEPVSRSKSGPAAKEDASLPIVTPSLLQMVRLRSVSVEPAAGAGAGAAAGPEERPAPQKPVRRSLSNRQPPPAQDAVPSKQLHHAVHLKAAALASAEAAEKPPGGRAAQPGPEGPAGDGQLSPRSKSPASTASFIFAKSSRKLVIETASSPEAQADLKRNLVAELMNFSGQRSAAPAAAAPQGPGKAQTQRKPGKIPPPVAKKPSLGSGPAPSPKAPGAEVLDGDAKVEESRTKSELARTEGRNGAEPPAQSLPAQDRRGEMA from the exons ATGGTGGTTTTCATGGGCAGGAACCTCTCCTCGCTCCTGGCTTTCTTCAAGAAGAAGG gtgcTGCCAAGGGCGAGGGTGAGAAGCGGCTGAGCGTGCAGTACACGGCGGGCCAGGAATGTCCCGACAACGTCTTCTTCCCCAGCACGCGGCCCCCgcacctggaggagctgcacaaCCAGgcccagcaggggctgaagtccctgcagcaccagg AGAAGCAGAAACAGACCAAAAGTGCCTGGGACCACGGGGACACCAGCAGCCTCCAG tCCTGTGCATCCTCGGAGGATGACAGCCTGTCCTTCCGGAGCCGGGCAGCCTCCTGTGCCACGGACAGCGCCTCTGAGGATGCGCTCTCCATCCGCTCCGAGATGATCCAGCGCAAAG GTTCCACCTTCCGACCACACGACTCCTTTCCCAAATCCTCAGAGAGGGCTGgcaagaagaggaaggagaggaggacgACAGTGCTGGGCATCCCCCAGCACGTCCATAGGGAGCTGG gtcTCAGGAACAGCCATGGAGCCAAGGGACATCCTGAGGTGGATGGGCGAGGGCCAgcaggctgtggggacagccaggcagtgcagcccctgctgaaCGGGGGGCAGGTGTCGGGTGATGCCATCCGCATCCCCACCATCGACGggaagctgcagcccctgcccgcaGCCGGCGGAGCCCGCGTCTGCCTGGGAGTGCTGGAGGaggctgatgcagccctgcagaagcACATCAACAGGGTTTACTACGATGACAGCTTGCTGGGGAGGAAGACAGCAGCCAAACTGTCACCCATGGTGAGGCCGAAGTCGCTGGCCGTGCCGGGCATGACCACCTACGCCAACCCCCCGGAGATGCTGGTGGGCCCCGTCATGTCCATCTCGCCCCAGGGCACCTACATGTCCAAGATCATCCCCAACGCCATCCTGCCGCCCATGGTGGACGTGGTGGCCCTGACGAGCAGCAGCGTGCGGACGCTGAGCCGCTGCAGCCTCGTGTCGTCCAGCCCGGCCTCGGTGCGCTCCCTGTCCCGCTTCTCGGAGCGCGGCCCCCGCAGCCGTGAGCCCTCCTCCTCCAGCGACAACTGGAGCCACTCGCAGTCCACGGAGACCATCGTGTCCAACAGCTCCACCATCTCCTCCCAGGGTGGCTGTGACCACCGGCAGCCCGAGGCGGGGCCGCACGGTGAGGCAGACGCAGCAGCTCGCTCTGACACCGACCAAATCAGCATCTACAGCTCCACCAGCTTcgccagctcctgctccaagcctgctgccagcctcgctcccacagcccctgggctccTGGGCGTGGGCAGCGGCCGTGCATCCCCTGCCTACAGCACGAGCAGCCAGGCGGAGGGCTCGGACACGGCCAGCCTGGCCAGCGAGCGCTCCTCCACCCGCAGCGTGTCCCTCAGGAAGATGAAGAagcccccggcccctccccgcAGGACCTACTCGCTGCACCAGAAGGCTGACGGGGAGCCcaaggtgctggggctgccccccaGGCCCGAGCGGCGGCCCCAGCGGGAGAGCAGCGCGCCCTGGTCCCCGCGCCCCGAGCCCTTCAGCCCCACGGGGGAGGATGAGGTGTTCTCCCCAGCGCTGAGCGAGACCAGCAGCCTCCGCTCCGAGAGCCTGGCCGGAGCCAGCTCCCCCGAGGCCCCTCGGGGCCGGCCCGGGGTGACGGTGGTGCTGAGGGAGCCCCAAGCTCAGGCCAAGTGGAGCTGCCCCGATGGCTCTGACCGCACCATGTCCCCCTCCAGCGGCTACTCCAGCCAGAGCGGGACGCCCACACTGCCCACCAAGGGCTTGGGACCCCCGGCTGTGTCGCCGGGCAAGTCTCAGCCCCAGAAGCCAGACCGGGTCTGCTCCCTGCAGTCGCCTGCGCTCTCCGTGTCCTCCTCCCTcacctccatctcctcctcagCCTCGGACCCGACCCCCCCCGAGGTGCCGACCACTCGCTCAGACCGGTTCATCATCCCACCGCACCCCAAGGTtcctgctcccttctccccGCCACCCAccaagccccagcagcccccggcccccgccGGCCCCCTGCAGCCCTTACAAACCCCCCCAGCGCCCAGCACTGCCGGCCAGGAGACCTCGGCCAAGCCCAGCAGCAAATCCCCACCGCCATCACCGCCGCCTGCCTACCACCCGCCTCCCCCGCCGGCCAAGAAGGTGGAGgggagcccccagagcagcagtgagccCCCCGCCGACACCGCCTGGCCCCCGCCACCACCGCCGACCCCCGAGGAGCACGACCTGTCCATGGCAGACTTCCCCCCTCCGGAAGAATCCTATCTCTGCAGCCTGCCCGAGGCCACCTCGGCCCCGGCGGACGGGCAGACGGCGACACCGAGCCCGGGGGCTGCTTCTTCACCATCTCAGCAGCAAGAGCCACCCACCGGGGCTCCACAGCCTCCACACCCCGCCGAGCCCCTTCCCACGGCCCCCGTGCccccgccaccgccgccgcctCTCCCGCCGCCCTCGGCTCCGGCCCTGCCGCCCCAAATCAGCCTTAAGAAGGCGGCCAACGGCCCCCGGGCGGAGGCCAAGAAGGAGCCGGTGTCGCGGAGCAAGAGTGGCCCGGCGGCCAAGGAGGATGCCAGCCTGCCCATCGTCACCCCCTCGCTGCTGCAGATGGTGCGGCTGCGCTCCGTCAGCGTGGAGCCCGCGGCCGGGGCCGGAGCAGGGGCCGCGGCCGGGCCCGAGGAGCGTCCGGCCCCTCAGAAGCCCGTCCGGCGCTCCCTGTCCAACCGGCAGCCGCCTCCCGCCCAAGACGCGGTGCCTTCCAAGCAGCTCCACCACGCCGTGCACCTCAAGGCCGCCGCCTTGGCCTCCGCAGAGGCCGCGGAGAAGCCGCCGGGCGGCCGagcggcccagcccggccctgaGGGCCCCGCCGGGGATGGGCAGCTGTCCCCCAGGAGCAAATCGCCGGCCTCCACCGCCAGCTTCATCTTCGCCAAGAGCTCCAGGAAGCTGGTGATCGAGACGGCCTCGTCCCCCGAGGCACAGGCCGACCTGAAGAGGAACTTGGTGGCCGAGCTGATGAATTTCTCGGGGCAGCGCTCGGCAGCCCCGGCTGCTGCCGCCCCGCAGGGCCCCGGGAAGGCGCAAACCCAGAGGAAACCCGGCAAGATCCCCCCTCCAGTAGCCAAGAAGCCTTCGCTGGGCTCGGGGCCGGCTCCTTCCCCGAAGGCACCGGGGGCAGAGGTGTTGGACGGGGATGCCAaggtggaggagagcaggactAAGAGCGAGCTGGCAAGGACAGAGGGCAGGAATGGCGCGGAGCCGCCGGCTCAGAGCCTCCCTGCACAAG ACAGACGGGGAGAGATGGCCTGA
- the NHSL3 gene encoding NHS-like protein 3 isoform X2, with amino-acid sequence MGNAHRKRSPAGTKPGSSWPFGRAGKPRAGAAKGEGEKRLSVQYTAGQECPDNVFFPSTRPPHLEELHNQAQQGLKSLQHQEKQKQTKSAWDHGDTSSLQSCASSEDDSLSFRSRAASCATDSASEDALSIRSEMIQRKGSTFRPHDSFPKSSERAGKKRKERRTTVLGIPQHVHRELGLRNSHGAKGHPEVDGRGPAGCGDSQAVQPLLNGGQVSGDAIRIPTIDGKLQPLPAAGGARVCLGVLEEADAALQKHINRVYYDDSLLGRKTAAKLSPMVRPKSLAVPGMTTYANPPEMLVGPVMSISPQGTYMSKIIPNAILPPMVDVVALTSSSVRTLSRCSLVSSSPASVRSLSRFSERGPRSREPSSSSDNWSHSQSTETIVSNSSTISSQGGCDHRQPEAGPHGEADAAARSDTDQISIYSSTSFASSCSKPAASLAPTAPGLLGVGSGRASPAYSTSSQAEGSDTASLASERSSTRSVSLRKMKKPPAPPRRTYSLHQKADGEPKVLGLPPRPERRPQRESSAPWSPRPEPFSPTGEDEVFSPALSETSSLRSESLAGASSPEAPRGRPGVTVVLREPQAQAKWSCPDGSDRTMSPSSGYSSQSGTPTLPTKGLGPPAVSPGKSQPQKPDRVCSLQSPALSVSSSLTSISSSASDPTPPEVPTTRSDRFIIPPHPKVPAPFSPPPTKPQQPPAPAGPLQPLQTPPAPSTAGQETSAKPSSKSPPPSPPPAYHPPPPPAKKVEGSPQSSSEPPADTAWPPPPPPTPEEHDLSMADFPPPEESYLCSLPEATSAPADGQTATPSPGAASSPSQQQEPPTGAPQPPHPAEPLPTAPVPPPPPPPLPPPSAPALPPQISLKKAANGPRAEAKKEPVSRSKSGPAAKEDASLPIVTPSLLQMVRLRSVSVEPAAGAGAGAAAGPEERPAPQKPVRRSLSNRQPPPAQDAVPSKQLHHAVHLKAAALASAEAAEKPPGGRAAQPGPEGPAGDGQLSPRSKSPASTASFIFAKSSRKLVIETASSPEAQADLKRNLVAELMNFSGQRSAAPAAAAPQGPGKAQTQRKPGKIPPPVAKKPSLGSGPAPSPKAPGAEVLDGDAKVEESRTKSELARTEGRNGAEPPAQSLPAQDRRGEMA; translated from the exons gtgcTGCCAAGGGCGAGGGTGAGAAGCGGCTGAGCGTGCAGTACACGGCGGGCCAGGAATGTCCCGACAACGTCTTCTTCCCCAGCACGCGGCCCCCgcacctggaggagctgcacaaCCAGgcccagcaggggctgaagtccctgcagcaccagg AGAAGCAGAAACAGACCAAAAGTGCCTGGGACCACGGGGACACCAGCAGCCTCCAG tCCTGTGCATCCTCGGAGGATGACAGCCTGTCCTTCCGGAGCCGGGCAGCCTCCTGTGCCACGGACAGCGCCTCTGAGGATGCGCTCTCCATCCGCTCCGAGATGATCCAGCGCAAAG GTTCCACCTTCCGACCACACGACTCCTTTCCCAAATCCTCAGAGAGGGCTGgcaagaagaggaaggagaggaggacgACAGTGCTGGGCATCCCCCAGCACGTCCATAGGGAGCTGG gtcTCAGGAACAGCCATGGAGCCAAGGGACATCCTGAGGTGGATGGGCGAGGGCCAgcaggctgtggggacagccaggcagtgcagcccctgctgaaCGGGGGGCAGGTGTCGGGTGATGCCATCCGCATCCCCACCATCGACGggaagctgcagcccctgcccgcaGCCGGCGGAGCCCGCGTCTGCCTGGGAGTGCTGGAGGaggctgatgcagccctgcagaagcACATCAACAGGGTTTACTACGATGACAGCTTGCTGGGGAGGAAGACAGCAGCCAAACTGTCACCCATGGTGAGGCCGAAGTCGCTGGCCGTGCCGGGCATGACCACCTACGCCAACCCCCCGGAGATGCTGGTGGGCCCCGTCATGTCCATCTCGCCCCAGGGCACCTACATGTCCAAGATCATCCCCAACGCCATCCTGCCGCCCATGGTGGACGTGGTGGCCCTGACGAGCAGCAGCGTGCGGACGCTGAGCCGCTGCAGCCTCGTGTCGTCCAGCCCGGCCTCGGTGCGCTCCCTGTCCCGCTTCTCGGAGCGCGGCCCCCGCAGCCGTGAGCCCTCCTCCTCCAGCGACAACTGGAGCCACTCGCAGTCCACGGAGACCATCGTGTCCAACAGCTCCACCATCTCCTCCCAGGGTGGCTGTGACCACCGGCAGCCCGAGGCGGGGCCGCACGGTGAGGCAGACGCAGCAGCTCGCTCTGACACCGACCAAATCAGCATCTACAGCTCCACCAGCTTcgccagctcctgctccaagcctgctgccagcctcgctcccacagcccctgggctccTGGGCGTGGGCAGCGGCCGTGCATCCCCTGCCTACAGCACGAGCAGCCAGGCGGAGGGCTCGGACACGGCCAGCCTGGCCAGCGAGCGCTCCTCCACCCGCAGCGTGTCCCTCAGGAAGATGAAGAagcccccggcccctccccgcAGGACCTACTCGCTGCACCAGAAGGCTGACGGGGAGCCcaaggtgctggggctgccccccaGGCCCGAGCGGCGGCCCCAGCGGGAGAGCAGCGCGCCCTGGTCCCCGCGCCCCGAGCCCTTCAGCCCCACGGGGGAGGATGAGGTGTTCTCCCCAGCGCTGAGCGAGACCAGCAGCCTCCGCTCCGAGAGCCTGGCCGGAGCCAGCTCCCCCGAGGCCCCTCGGGGCCGGCCCGGGGTGACGGTGGTGCTGAGGGAGCCCCAAGCTCAGGCCAAGTGGAGCTGCCCCGATGGCTCTGACCGCACCATGTCCCCCTCCAGCGGCTACTCCAGCCAGAGCGGGACGCCCACACTGCCCACCAAGGGCTTGGGACCCCCGGCTGTGTCGCCGGGCAAGTCTCAGCCCCAGAAGCCAGACCGGGTCTGCTCCCTGCAGTCGCCTGCGCTCTCCGTGTCCTCCTCCCTcacctccatctcctcctcagCCTCGGACCCGACCCCCCCCGAGGTGCCGACCACTCGCTCAGACCGGTTCATCATCCCACCGCACCCCAAGGTtcctgctcccttctccccGCCACCCAccaagccccagcagcccccggcccccgccGGCCCCCTGCAGCCCTTACAAACCCCCCCAGCGCCCAGCACTGCCGGCCAGGAGACCTCGGCCAAGCCCAGCAGCAAATCCCCACCGCCATCACCGCCGCCTGCCTACCACCCGCCTCCCCCGCCGGCCAAGAAGGTGGAGgggagcccccagagcagcagtgagccCCCCGCCGACACCGCCTGGCCCCCGCCACCACCGCCGACCCCCGAGGAGCACGACCTGTCCATGGCAGACTTCCCCCCTCCGGAAGAATCCTATCTCTGCAGCCTGCCCGAGGCCACCTCGGCCCCGGCGGACGGGCAGACGGCGACACCGAGCCCGGGGGCTGCTTCTTCACCATCTCAGCAGCAAGAGCCACCCACCGGGGCTCCACAGCCTCCACACCCCGCCGAGCCCCTTCCCACGGCCCCCGTGCccccgccaccgccgccgcctCTCCCGCCGCCCTCGGCTCCGGCCCTGCCGCCCCAAATCAGCCTTAAGAAGGCGGCCAACGGCCCCCGGGCGGAGGCCAAGAAGGAGCCGGTGTCGCGGAGCAAGAGTGGCCCGGCGGCCAAGGAGGATGCCAGCCTGCCCATCGTCACCCCCTCGCTGCTGCAGATGGTGCGGCTGCGCTCCGTCAGCGTGGAGCCCGCGGCCGGGGCCGGAGCAGGGGCCGCGGCCGGGCCCGAGGAGCGTCCGGCCCCTCAGAAGCCCGTCCGGCGCTCCCTGTCCAACCGGCAGCCGCCTCCCGCCCAAGACGCGGTGCCTTCCAAGCAGCTCCACCACGCCGTGCACCTCAAGGCCGCCGCCTTGGCCTCCGCAGAGGCCGCGGAGAAGCCGCCGGGCGGCCGagcggcccagcccggccctgaGGGCCCCGCCGGGGATGGGCAGCTGTCCCCCAGGAGCAAATCGCCGGCCTCCACCGCCAGCTTCATCTTCGCCAAGAGCTCCAGGAAGCTGGTGATCGAGACGGCCTCGTCCCCCGAGGCACAGGCCGACCTGAAGAGGAACTTGGTGGCCGAGCTGATGAATTTCTCGGGGCAGCGCTCGGCAGCCCCGGCTGCTGCCGCCCCGCAGGGCCCCGGGAAGGCGCAAACCCAGAGGAAACCCGGCAAGATCCCCCCTCCAGTAGCCAAGAAGCCTTCGCTGGGCTCGGGGCCGGCTCCTTCCCCGAAGGCACCGGGGGCAGAGGTGTTGGACGGGGATGCCAaggtggaggagagcaggactAAGAGCGAGCTGGCAAGGACAGAGGGCAGGAATGGCGCGGAGCCGCCGGCTCAGAGCCTCCCTGCACAAG ACAGACGGGGAGAGATGGCCTGA